From the Rhodococcus sp. NBC_00297 genome, one window contains:
- a CDS encoding alpha/beta fold hydrolase — MDFATNPVDGTRIAWSVTGDPTGPPVMLVHGSLLSHQIWRTFGYVRALRDRYRLILVDQRGHGRSEAPRDVEAYSMDRVSEDLVAVLDAADVSAAHYVGYSFGGRSGLNLVTRTPQRVASLVVGGAGSGPQKGALDSLFFDGSADVLAERGMDGFVDEWANRRGFPVDSGTRAAFLRNDSEALAAYFRASDDDPGIADDAVRAITAPTLFYVGSRDVQRIDDTRRTRSLIAGAEYEELRGYDHATAVAAPEAVELVSRWLSEVTSSER; from the coding sequence GTGGACTTCGCGACGAACCCGGTGGACGGCACCCGCATCGCCTGGTCGGTGACGGGTGACCCCACCGGCCCGCCGGTGATGCTGGTGCACGGCAGCCTGTTGTCGCACCAGATCTGGCGCACCTTCGGCTACGTCCGTGCGCTACGCGACCGGTACCGCCTGATCCTCGTGGACCAGCGTGGACATGGCCGGAGCGAGGCTCCTCGCGACGTCGAGGCCTACTCGATGGACCGTGTCAGCGAGGATCTGGTCGCCGTCCTGGACGCGGCGGACGTGTCCGCCGCGCACTACGTCGGCTACTCGTTCGGCGGTCGGTCCGGCCTCAATCTGGTCACCCGCACTCCCCAGCGTGTCGCATCACTCGTCGTGGGCGGAGCCGGATCGGGGCCGCAGAAGGGCGCGCTGGACAGCCTGTTCTTCGACGGCAGCGCCGACGTCCTCGCCGAACGGGGAATGGACGGGTTCGTCGACGAGTGGGCGAACCGCCGCGGCTTCCCGGTCGACTCTGGCACCCGAGCCGCGTTCCTGCGCAACGACTCCGAAGCGTTGGCCGCCTACTTCCGGGCATCGGACGACGATCCCGGTATCGCCGACGACGCCGTCCGCGCCATCACGGCGCCGACACTGTTCTACGTCGGCTCCCGCGACGTCCAGCGTATCGACGACACCCGTCGCACCCGATCGCTGATCGCTGGCGCCGAGTACGAAGAGCTCCGCGGGTACGACCACGCGACGGCCGTGGCCGCGCCGGAGGCCGTCGAACTCGTGTCCAGGTGGCTGAGTGAGGTCACGTCGTCGGAGCGGTGA
- a CDS encoding ABC-F family ATP-binding cassette domain-containing protein: MSVSPSVVLSDLTFSWPDGRPVLDGLDASFMPRRTGLVGTNGAGKSTLLHLITGRYRPQRGSVRVTGTVGHLPQQVVTNVSDTVADLLGIGDVRQALARIEHGSTDPDDFTVVGTDWDVEERTLALLDSAGVGESLGTAADLDRPMRTLSGGESTLVALVGQVIRRPSVLLLDEPTNNLDQRARSALGRVLDEFSGAVVVASHDQGLLDTMDDIAELHSVRSSPASLRMFGGNWTHYRSVVEGEQEAARAAALSADQDLRRQKRDLVEAQTTVAHRRRMGEKASREKRVPKIVAHNRRSAAQESAAKYRIGHEDRVADARARADEAHEMIRDDTEIVVDLPETAVHASKSVASTGEMLLDLDGRYPDRTVELTIMGPERIALVGDNGVGKTTLLRSLAPSVPTAVLPQSLDVFDDDASVVENVRRAAPDTSITDVRTRLARFLFRGRRADAVVRTLSGGERVRAALAMLLLADPAPQLLILDEPTNNLDVASRTHLSTALSSYRGALIVVSHDEAFLDALGITRRVDLTADGLTSTST, translated from the coding sequence ATGTCAGTATCACCCTCCGTCGTTCTCTCCGATCTCACCTTCTCCTGGCCCGACGGCCGGCCTGTCCTCGACGGCCTGGACGCATCGTTCATGCCGCGCCGGACCGGCCTCGTCGGCACCAACGGAGCGGGCAAATCCACTCTGCTGCACCTGATCACCGGGCGGTATCGACCGCAGCGCGGGTCCGTACGCGTCACCGGCACCGTCGGCCATCTTCCCCAGCAAGTGGTCACGAACGTCTCGGACACCGTCGCTGATCTCCTCGGCATCGGAGACGTCCGACAGGCCCTGGCACGCATCGAGCACGGCAGCACCGATCCCGACGACTTCACCGTCGTCGGTACGGACTGGGACGTCGAGGAGCGCACTCTCGCGTTGCTCGACTCGGCCGGCGTCGGCGAGAGTCTGGGCACGGCAGCAGATCTCGATCGACCGATGAGAACCCTGTCGGGGGGCGAGTCGACGCTCGTCGCACTCGTCGGTCAGGTGATCCGGCGGCCCTCCGTCCTGCTTCTCGACGAACCGACGAACAACCTGGACCAACGAGCTCGCTCCGCTCTGGGACGAGTACTCGACGAGTTCTCCGGCGCCGTCGTCGTCGCGAGTCACGACCAGGGCCTGCTCGACACCATGGACGACATCGCCGAACTCCACTCGGTACGGTCGTCGCCCGCGTCGCTCCGGATGTTCGGCGGCAACTGGACGCACTACCGGAGCGTCGTGGAGGGCGAGCAGGAGGCGGCGCGGGCCGCGGCGCTGTCGGCCGATCAGGATCTGCGCCGGCAGAAGCGGGATCTGGTCGAGGCGCAGACCACCGTGGCCCACCGGCGACGGATGGGAGAGAAGGCATCTCGCGAGAAGCGGGTACCGAAGATCGTCGCCCACAACCGGCGCAGCGCCGCACAGGAGTCGGCTGCCAAGTACCGCATCGGACACGAGGACCGCGTGGCGGATGCCCGCGCCCGCGCCGACGAGGCGCACGAGATGATTCGTGACGACACCGAGATCGTGGTGGATCTGCCCGAGACGGCGGTGCACGCGTCGAAGTCGGTGGCGTCGACGGGCGAGATGCTGCTCGATCTGGACGGTCGGTACCCGGACAGGACGGTCGAACTCACGATCATGGGCCCGGAACGCATCGCGCTCGTCGGGGACAACGGAGTCGGCAAGACGACTCTCCTGCGATCTCTGGCGCCGTCGGTGCCGACCGCGGTGCTGCCGCAATCCCTCGACGTGTTCGACGACGATGCGTCCGTGGTGGAGAACGTCCGCCGCGCGGCACCGGACACGTCGATCACCGACGTCCGAACTCGGCTCGCTCGCTTCCTCTTCCGCGGTCGGCGCGCAGACGCGGTGGTGCGCACGCTGTCGGGCGGGGAGCGGGTGCGGGCGGCACTGGCGATGCTGCTGCTGGCCGATCCGGCTCCGCAGCTGCTCATTCTCGACGAACCGACGAACAACCTGGATGTCGCGTCGAGGACGCACCTGAGCACGGCGCTGTCGTCGTATCGGGGAGCCCTGATCGTGGTCAGCCACGACGAGGCGTTCCTCGATGCGCTGGGGATCACGCGGCGGGTCGATCTGACCGCCGACGGGCTCACCTCGACGTCCACCTGA
- a CDS encoding penicillin-binding transpeptidase domain-containing protein, with product MPSLMSRPSRRFGPSTSSGLRLAAATIAVALAATACSADEPPASRVTADRFAEALSTQNVGAAAELTSDPAAATAVLTQMYDGLGGGGTVTATPRFTVSQADDEQQTFTLSASWSFAPPEDAEAPATGIASAPATTTAAPTTSAPADAERVWTYTTTGSVADGGQGLKVTWNPGVVVPGLTPETTVRYTPVTASTAPRVVDTSGAPLMSQQVVTLVNLDQTADPGAVAALVSPFAPTVTAESLRDAQSSAPSVTAVSLRQEDLAPIESLLSALPGVTLAPQTRLLTENRALSSPALNDVAQLWQEQQDATAGWAVQLVAADGSVAQRVTGVEATVGPDIQVTLDTLLQLKAENALASTANAAAVVAIRPSTGDVVAVAQNSAADAQGPIALTGLYPPGSTFKTVTTSAALQAGTVTPTTVVPCPGSANIEGRTIPNDDNFDLGSVPLQTAFARSCNTTMGQLAVDLPDDALQQAALQFGLGVDYLTPGLTTVTGSVPPATTPAERVESAIGQGTVTASPFGMALVAASIADGSTPSPTMITGRPGTADRTVAAPPAEVTDQLRAMMRETVTAGTATQLQDIDGLLGKTGTAEVASGPAHGWFVGIRGDLAFAVFVEGGDSSAPALTVAGSFLR from the coding sequence GTGCCTTCGCTGATGTCTCGACCGTCCCGCCGATTCGGCCCTTCCACCAGCAGCGGACTCCGTCTCGCCGCCGCGACCATCGCGGTCGCGCTCGCCGCCACCGCGTGCAGTGCCGACGAGCCCCCGGCGTCCCGTGTGACGGCCGATCGGTTCGCCGAAGCGCTGAGCACACAGAACGTGGGCGCCGCGGCAGAGTTGACCTCGGATCCGGCGGCAGCGACCGCGGTGCTCACCCAGATGTACGACGGACTCGGCGGTGGCGGAACAGTCACGGCGACACCGCGGTTCACGGTGAGCCAGGCAGACGACGAGCAGCAGACGTTCACACTGTCCGCCTCCTGGTCCTTCGCACCGCCCGAGGATGCGGAGGCACCCGCGACCGGCATCGCATCCGCGCCGGCGACCACCACGGCAGCTCCCACCACGTCGGCCCCGGCGGACGCGGAACGCGTCTGGACCTACACGACGACCGGATCCGTCGCCGACGGCGGACAGGGGCTGAAGGTCACCTGGAACCCGGGTGTCGTCGTACCGGGCCTGACTCCGGAGACGACGGTTCGGTACACGCCCGTCACCGCGTCGACCGCGCCTCGCGTCGTCGACACCTCGGGAGCGCCACTCATGTCGCAGCAGGTGGTGACGCTGGTGAATCTCGACCAGACCGCCGATCCCGGCGCCGTCGCGGCACTGGTGTCGCCGTTCGCGCCGACGGTCACGGCGGAATCCCTTCGTGACGCGCAGTCGAGCGCTCCGTCGGTGACGGCCGTGAGCCTGCGGCAGGAGGATCTCGCCCCCATCGAGTCCCTGCTCTCCGCCTTGCCCGGCGTCACTCTGGCGCCGCAGACGCGGCTCCTGACCGAGAATCGCGCACTGTCCTCTCCCGCGCTGAACGACGTGGCGCAGCTGTGGCAGGAGCAGCAGGACGCCACCGCCGGGTGGGCCGTGCAGTTGGTGGCCGCCGACGGTTCCGTCGCCCAGCGGGTGACCGGCGTCGAGGCGACCGTCGGCCCGGACATCCAGGTCACGCTCGACACACTGTTGCAGCTCAAGGCGGAGAACGCTCTCGCGTCGACAGCGAACGCTGCGGCCGTCGTGGCGATCCGGCCCTCCACCGGAGACGTCGTGGCCGTCGCGCAGAACTCGGCCGCGGACGCGCAGGGCCCGATCGCCCTCACGGGCCTGTACCCGCCGGGCTCCACCTTCAAGACCGTCACCACCTCGGCGGCACTGCAGGCGGGCACCGTCACCCCCACGACCGTGGTGCCGTGCCCCGGATCCGCGAACATCGAGGGCCGGACCATCCCCAACGACGACAACTTCGACCTCGGATCGGTTCCGCTCCAGACGGCGTTCGCGCGTTCGTGCAACACCACCATGGGTCAGCTGGCCGTCGATCTGCCCGACGACGCGCTGCAGCAGGCGGCCCTGCAGTTCGGGCTCGGCGTCGACTACCTGACACCCGGGCTCACCACCGTGACCGGCAGCGTTCCGCCCGCGACGACGCCGGCCGAGCGCGTCGAGAGCGCGATCGGGCAGGGCACCGTCACCGCGTCCCCGTTCGGCATGGCCCTAGTCGCGGCCTCCATCGCGGACGGATCCACCCCGTCGCCGACCATGATCACCGGACGACCCGGTACCGCGGATCGCACCGTCGCAGCCCCGCCGGCGGAGGTGACCGACCAGCTGCGCGCCATGATGCGGGAGACGGTCACCGCGGGTACGGCGACGCAGTTGCAGGACATCGACGGACTGCTCGGTAAGACCGGCACCGCCGAGGTCGCGAGCGGCCCGGCGCACGGCTGGTTCGTCGGCATCCGCGGTGACCTGGCGTTCGCCGTGTTCGTCGAGGGCGGCGACTCCTCCGCGCCGGCGCTGACGGTGGCGGGGTCCTTCCTGCGCTGA
- a CDS encoding penicillin-binding protein, which translates to MVLRSRYVVALLAVFVSLATVASFVVNKPRSEAAVLVDRFVAALDQRDVAAAAALTSYPNAAAQTIGAMFDSMGPGVSTSRMSQYIGLDDESGFFTVDSTWSFGEPRGQDSREWRVTTQGSTRKLGVGWRISWDPSILAPELRAGGSVRYARTDAPAPRVLDASGAVMMAEQNVASVRLDPSATSDLADTTSRLADVIDVVAPLITSESLQADVAADPGAVITAVNLRADDYAVLEDDLRAIPGVVLYAEPKLIAGDRRLTSPVLDSLRTVWQDSRDATAGWAVEVADTDGETTRLAGFQGPGSPDITSTLDPAVQLAAETAAVSVGTPASIVVMKPSTGAVVATAQNSYANDEGTPAFTGLYPAGTLVDVIQASADRQKIGFSDAARQFGLGTSFDIPGLDAVTASLPDGQSAVDQFRGVSRTSSVSGMTVTPFGLAEMAAAVARGSAPAPMIVGGAPATVSGAGSPVAPAVLTSLRNTLRDNARSEGVSDPSVTGLAGDNGDDRWFLGTKGDLAFAVYIEDADGTDAAARMTNMLMREMASPSE; encoded by the coding sequence ATGGTTCTGCGTTCCAGGTACGTCGTCGCGCTGCTCGCAGTGTTCGTGTCGCTCGCGACTGTCGCCTCGTTCGTGGTGAACAAGCCTCGCAGTGAGGCGGCGGTGCTGGTGGACCGGTTCGTCGCCGCCCTCGATCAACGTGACGTGGCCGCGGCCGCCGCGCTGACCTCCTACCCCAATGCCGCGGCCCAAACGATCGGCGCCATGTTCGACTCGATGGGGCCCGGAGTCTCGACGAGCCGCATGTCGCAGTACATCGGCCTGGACGACGAGTCCGGCTTCTTCACCGTCGACTCCACCTGGTCGTTCGGCGAACCCCGCGGCCAGGACTCGCGCGAGTGGCGCGTCACCACCCAGGGGTCGACGCGCAAGCTCGGCGTCGGCTGGCGCATCTCGTGGGATCCGTCGATCCTCGCTCCGGAACTGCGTGCCGGTGGGTCCGTCCGCTACGCCCGGACCGATGCACCCGCACCGCGCGTGCTCGACGCCTCGGGCGCCGTGATGATGGCGGAACAGAACGTCGCCTCCGTGCGGCTCGATCCCTCCGCGACCTCCGACCTGGCCGACACGACGTCCCGCCTCGCCGACGTCATCGACGTCGTGGCGCCGCTGATCACGTCCGAGTCGCTCCAGGCCGATGTCGCGGCGGACCCCGGTGCCGTGATCACCGCCGTGAACCTGCGTGCCGACGACTACGCCGTGCTGGAGGACGACCTGCGTGCGATCCCCGGTGTGGTCCTCTACGCGGAACCCAAGCTCATCGCCGGTGACCGGCGGCTGACGTCGCCGGTGCTGGACTCGCTGCGGACCGTGTGGCAGGACTCCCGCGACGCCACCGCGGGTTGGGCTGTCGAGGTCGCGGACACCGACGGCGAGACCACCCGCCTGGCAGGTTTCCAGGGTCCGGGATCACCCGACATCACGTCCACTCTCGACCCGGCCGTGCAGCTCGCTGCGGAGACCGCCGCCGTCAGCGTCGGGACCCCGGCCTCGATCGTGGTCATGAAGCCCTCCACCGGTGCCGTCGTCGCCACCGCGCAGAACAGTTACGCCAACGACGAGGGCACGCCGGCGTTCACCGGCCTCTATCCCGCCGGGACGCTCGTGGACGTGATCCAGGCGTCGGCCGATCGCCAGAAGATCGGATTCTCCGACGCCGCACGCCAGTTCGGCTTGGGTACCTCCTTCGACATCCCCGGTCTCGACGCCGTCACCGCCTCGCTCCCCGACGGCCAGTCGGCGGTGGACCAGTTCCGCGGTGTCAGCCGGACGTCGTCCGTGTCCGGCATGACGGTGACACCCTTCGGCCTCGCCGAGATGGCGGCGGCCGTCGCTCGCGGATCGGCACCGGCTCCGATGATCGTCGGCGGCGCACCGGCGACGGTGTCCGGTGCGGGCTCGCCCGTCGCCCCGGCCGTGCTGACCTCGCTGCGGAACACACTGCGTGACAACGCCCGCAGCGAAGGTGTCAGCGATCCGTCGGTCACCGGGCTCGCCGGGGACAACGGAGACGATCGCTGGTTCCTCGGCACCAAGGGCGATCTGGCCTTCGCGGTCTACATCGAGGACGCCGACGGAACCGACGCCGCGGCGCGCATGACGAACATGCTGATGCGCGAGATGGCCTCGCCCTCGGAGTGA
- a CDS encoding sulfite exporter TauE/SafE family protein, producing MTVTEFVLLIAAGFGAGVIGYITGLASLVSYPALLAVGLPPVAANVTNTVALVGAGVGATASSVKELVKTGRSLLWLTLWAALGGIAGAVVLLRAPGETFEAVVPILVVLASVAMLLQPRIRVLAGDRTFPVLYPSGIFLVAIYGGYFGAGAGVIFMALTLICTAEPVWRATLLKSYLLGVANLVAAVIFAFSGQVNWLAALAMGIGTIAGGTLGPRIVRHLPPNPLRIAVALCGFGLAAWLWLG from the coding sequence GTGACCGTCACCGAGTTCGTCCTGCTGATCGCGGCGGGCTTCGGTGCCGGAGTCATCGGCTACATCACCGGCCTGGCGTCGCTCGTGTCGTACCCCGCGCTGCTGGCGGTGGGGCTGCCACCGGTCGCGGCCAACGTGACCAACACCGTGGCGCTCGTCGGGGCCGGTGTGGGTGCCACCGCGTCGTCGGTCAAAGAGCTTGTCAAGACCGGTCGTTCGCTGCTCTGGCTCACCCTGTGGGCCGCGCTGGGCGGCATCGCGGGAGCCGTAGTCCTGCTGCGCGCGCCGGGGGAGACGTTCGAGGCGGTCGTGCCGATCCTGGTCGTTCTCGCATCCGTCGCCATGCTGCTGCAGCCGCGGATCCGCGTCCTCGCCGGTGACCGGACGTTCCCGGTGCTGTATCCGAGCGGGATCTTCCTCGTCGCGATCTACGGCGGCTACTTCGGCGCGGGTGCGGGCGTCATCTTCATGGCCCTGACGCTGATCTGCACGGCCGAACCCGTCTGGCGCGCAACGCTCCTCAAGAGCTACCTGCTGGGCGTGGCCAACCTGGTCGCCGCGGTGATATTCGCGTTCTCCGGCCAGGTGAACTGGCTCGCCGCACTGGCGATGGGAATCGGCACCATCGCCGGGGGAACGCTCGGCCCGCGCATCGTGAGACACCTTCCGCCGAATCCGCTCCGGATCGCCGTGGCGCTGTGCGGGTTCGGCCTCGCAGCGTGGCTGTGGCTGGGCTGA
- a CDS encoding DUF3054 domain-containing protein, translating to MPARTRTPALSALAVPAVIDVVLVLVFSAIGRGSHEEGVTVGGTLSTAWPFLVGLAVGWAVTYALYREKFVAVSLVPTGVLAWIGAVVVGMVLRQVSGEGTAFSFIVVATVTLAVLLLGWRLVARLAQRRRA from the coding sequence ATGCCCGCGCGCACCCGCACTCCTGCCCTGTCGGCCCTCGCAGTGCCGGCGGTGATCGACGTCGTTCTCGTCCTCGTCTTCAGCGCCATCGGCCGAGGCAGCCACGAGGAGGGCGTGACCGTCGGGGGCACACTGTCGACGGCCTGGCCGTTCCTCGTCGGCCTCGCCGTGGGATGGGCGGTGACCTACGCGCTGTACCGCGAGAAGTTCGTCGCGGTGTCCCTGGTCCCCACCGGGGTGCTCGCGTGGATCGGCGCCGTGGTCGTGGGCATGGTGCTTCGGCAGGTGTCCGGCGAGGGAACGGCCTTCAGCTTCATCGTGGTCGCGACGGTGACGCTGGCGGTGCTCCTGCTCGGGTGGCGTCTCGTCGCCCGCCTCGCGCAGCGTCGTCGCGCCTGA
- a CDS encoding YceI family protein encodes MTAAVSVPQLTAGTWAIDATHSTVGFTVRHLMVSKVRGRFQTFTGTITVDENGAPTIDAEIDVASITTDNAQRDGHLKTADFFEVEKFPTATFRSTSVKAKGDDFVLTGDFTLHGVTKSIDLNVEFNGVNAGMGNGPVAGFEATTTINRKDFGISIDMPLEGGGAVVGDKIGLLLEIEAGHQA; translated from the coding sequence ATGACTGCAGCAGTGTCCGTCCCCCAGCTCACCGCCGGCACGTGGGCCATCGATGCCACCCACTCGACCGTCGGGTTCACCGTCCGCCACCTGATGGTGAGCAAGGTCCGTGGCCGTTTCCAGACCTTCACCGGCACCATCACGGTCGACGAGAACGGCGCGCCCACCATCGACGCCGAGATCGACGTCGCCTCCATCACCACCGACAACGCGCAGCGCGACGGCCACCTCAAGACCGCCGACTTCTTCGAGGTCGAGAAGTTCCCCACTGCCACCTTCCGGTCCACCTCGGTCAAGGCCAAGGGCGACGACTTCGTGCTCACCGGTGACTTCACGCTGCACGGCGTGACCAAGTCCATCGATCTGAACGTCGAGTTCAACGGTGTCAACGCCGGCATGGGCAACGGACCGGTCGCCGGCTTCGAGGCCACCACCACGATCAACCGCAAGGACTTCGGCATCAGCATCGACATGCCCCTCGAGGGTGGCGGCGCCGTCGTCGGCGACAAGATCGGCCTGCTGCTCGAGATCGAGGCCGGCCACCAGGCCTGA
- a CDS encoding lysylphosphatidylglycerol synthase transmembrane domain-containing protein, whose protein sequence is MVVPEQGRSAGSPRAGGRWRWLRWVAAVALVALLVGEGVYLWPRLHESWRALTEIHWGWAAACVVMQAISLSAFARVQKQLLRAGGVRVSQRRSLSVIYGSTAMALTLPAGQVFSTAFTYRETRRWGASPVVASWQLAISGVIAALGLAVLGVTGAFLVGGSANTLALIVPVAGVIALIAGVRYVRSHPQSIVGIGRWGLSKYNSLRNNDPDTGMARLDEIVEQVKSVRLGARDGTVSLGFSAVHRLADVACLGFACYAIGADPKIYGLLIAFSASKTVGSIPGAPGGLVIVDATLIATLTTAASISASQAVASALVYRLVSFILVALVGWVVFLILFRKHQHEDLHFDLAVEQRERTELRERTEQPSATHPLGNESPPRE, encoded by the coding sequence GTGGTAGTTCCGGAGCAGGGCCGATCCGCTGGGTCGCCCCGCGCCGGTGGCAGATGGCGATGGCTGCGCTGGGTGGCCGCGGTCGCCCTCGTGGCGTTGCTGGTCGGTGAGGGTGTCTACCTGTGGCCGCGCCTGCACGAGTCGTGGCGCGCCCTCACCGAGATTCACTGGGGATGGGCCGCGGCCTGCGTCGTGATGCAAGCGATCTCGCTGTCCGCGTTCGCGCGTGTCCAGAAGCAGTTGCTGCGCGCGGGCGGTGTCCGCGTATCGCAGCGACGCTCGCTCTCCGTCATCTACGGCAGCACCGCCATGGCGCTGACACTGCCGGCCGGCCAGGTCTTCTCCACAGCGTTCACGTACCGCGAGACACGCCGCTGGGGCGCGAGCCCGGTGGTCGCGTCGTGGCAGCTCGCCATCTCCGGCGTCATCGCCGCGCTCGGGCTGGCTGTCCTGGGCGTGACGGGAGCCTTCCTCGTCGGCGGCAGCGCCAACACCCTCGCACTGATCGTCCCCGTCGCCGGCGTGATCGCCCTCATCGCCGGCGTGCGCTACGTCCGCTCCCACCCCCAGTCGATCGTGGGCATCGGCCGGTGGGGGCTGTCGAAGTACAACTCGCTGCGCAACAACGATCCCGACACGGGCATGGCCCGGCTGGACGAGATCGTCGAGCAGGTGAAGTCGGTACGCCTCGGTGCCCGCGACGGCACGGTGTCGCTCGGCTTCTCCGCGGTGCACCGCCTCGCGGACGTCGCGTGCCTCGGGTTCGCCTGCTACGCCATCGGCGCGGATCCGAAGATCTACGGGCTCCTCATCGCCTTCTCGGCCAGCAAGACGGTGGGGTCCATCCCCGGTGCGCCCGGTGGTCTGGTCATCGTGGACGCCACTCTCATCGCGACCCTCACCACCGCCGCCAGCATCAGCGCGTCACAGGCGGTCGCGTCCGCACTGGTGTATCGCCTGGTCAGCTTCATCCTGGTGGCACTCGTCGGCTGGGTCGTCTTCCTGATCCTGTTCCGCAAACATCAGCACGAGGACCTGCACTTCGATCTCGCCGTCGAGCAGCGCGAGCGGACGGAACTTCGGGAGCGGACGGAACAGCCGTCGGCCACCCACCCGCTCGGCAACGAATCTCCTCCGCGGGAATAG